A stretch of DNA from Coccidioides posadasii str. Silveira chromosome 1, complete sequence:
TGCTGCGCACCCACTGTTCACGGATAATGGCATCACGGGCGTTGTGAACGGCCTCTGTGTCTTCGAAGTTCACGCCATCGTAGGTCGGTGGCACCGTGGGCTTTTTGGCGAGGAAGGCGGCGGACTCGGGTGTGGGCATTGTTGCGGAATGTGGTTTTATTCGGACTGGGGTATGGAGAGCCAGTAGAGACAGGCTAGAGACTGAGATGTGACCGGGTTTCAGAAGCCAATTGCGGCGGAGGAGGTTTCAATTGCTCTCGTCTTCGCCGTTGGTGAGGTAATGAGTGAAGTTCAGCCAGCGCGGCGGGTTGGCGAGATCGTTCGCTGATTGGTTACGACTCACACTTGCCTCTTATTGGTGAATGTGAAAAATAGGttatcacgtgatataaATGATTGATGAATAATCATTATTTACATAATCAGTGATTTAATGATCACGTGACATAACCGGGGATCGGCAGCACGAGTACATATGAAGGCAGGGCGGACTGGGTGGGTAGTTAGGTGGCGATGTAACTATGTAGTCTCCCGAACGAAGGTTGTATCCAGTTCTCCATTCCGGAGTACAGTACTTTCATAGTGGGAGGAGAATATGAGCATGGTCTTGAAAATTCCACGAGGTCGCTCGTAAAAGCGACCTCAGATTTGAGTGGCAGGGTTTCTCAGCGAATGGGACGCATGTCTTGGACCTGGATGACTGCCCACGGAACGCTGATAGGTGAGGTTCTGGGTTCAAATAAGCGCAGGCTTGGACAGCCAAATTTCCCGGCAAAATGCTGCTGCCAAGCATTTTCTCGATCATTTTGTTGAGTCTTAGGATCGCTTAAAATCTGCCAGCCCATCTTTGAAGCGAAAACTATCCTCGAACGTTTTACACCTGGAGCCATGGTGACCCGCTGTCATCCAGCGAGCCAGTGCGTTGGGAGTGCGAATTGGCATTCCAACCACTGAAAGGTGGGGGGTTCTTCCGTATGTCCTTGTACTCTGTACGACTGTGCCTTTCGCTTGCTTCCCGATCGCCGGTCCATGGTTCTGAGCAAAGAGGGTTGCTATTTCTGGAACGTCGAGCTTACTATCGTATCTCTCCCCACTTTTTCGCTACAAGGGATGCCACTTCTTTGGCAGGGAGAAAAGAGCAAATTTATTTTGCTGGGTAAATGTCACAGATTTGTGTAGGCTTTCCTGGGGCATTGGTGAGGCAGTGGCGGCAGTCAGAGATCGGAAGATCGCCTTGCTGGGCCGCACTGGAGCTGGCTGGCATTGTGCGCAGAATTCAAACGTTAGTCGGGTTTGGTAGGCCGCGCAAAGTGCTGAAGATCACCGCCCAATGATGGGTCCAAAGAAGGGCAGGTTGCGTACTCGATCCGCTCGACGGGGCAAATCGATGATAAGgactcccttttttttttttgcaagaCAATACCAGGAGGATTGCTTCGCTCCTGAAACATGAAATAAGCAGAACCGGTTGTTGCACAGACGCAAGAACAAAATTTAACTCCGGTTTAGATCTGGGCTTTCTGGGCCGCGTCTGTTCGGTGGAGGTCGAGATTAGGTTCCCCCAAGACCCTGAAAAGCTGGCCAGCAAGAGCCATGATTGCTTTTTTGgcgcatcatcatcacccaTAGATTCTGCCCAGTATTTTTCCGGCTTGGTAACGATGTCCGTACACACCTGACGGCAAGGCGGATCATGCCGTCTTCCGTCGTAACAGCCATACTtgaaaaagggaaagaaaaaatttAAAATTATAAATGAGAAAACAATAAAATGATTGACAAGTTCTCCCCTTGGTCTCTTTCAACACGCTGTTGCTGTGGCTTGAGGGCCTTCGCACGACCAAGCAGTAAACGCTCCCTTTTTGGCTCGACTCGACTTCATGGACACCTGTTTATTGGCTGGGCAGCACGCTAACGACACGCCGCCCCCCGGGCCTTAAATTAATAGCAACAAGCCAATAATTGAGGAAATTATCTTTCAACAAACTGGAGGtcaaaaaaaatatttcccccttcttctcggccattttttatttcttccctTCCCGTCTTAGACAGACAGTGAACTCGACGTCGCTAGCGAGGAACACCTGTCTTCTGAGCCTTGTCCGCCTGTTTCGTGGTGACATCCCACCGTCGTCTCTCGTTTTTGAGTCCCATTCCGATCCAAGTCGACCCGTACTAGCCCTTATTGTACGTAGGTGGCATTGCGTCCGCAAATTAACTACCTCAGAAGTTGGACGAACagtgctttttcttttttgcgTGCCTTTCTGCTTTAGGGATACACAGCAGCGGCGGCGGAAGCGGAACAGaagtgaaaaagaaaaacgaATTTACGcaagaccaaaaaaaaaaaaaaaaaaaaaaggaaaaaaaaaaaagggacaCAGAGCCACATAAACGGTTGGAAGCGTACGCCCAGGGCTGACCACGTGCTTTTGACGTTCGTCGAACATAACATCAAACGCCCGTTGACTCTGCTTGTCTTCCATCCAGACTCATCCCCCTTCTCGCGGTGAATCCCACACCGTGGAGCGAGTGACTGTtggggagggagagaaggCTTGATGCTACGAGGGCTTTCGGGGGCTTTCGAGGGCTAAAAGAGGTCCTGAAGAGCTGTTCACCCACTAAAATTTCCGACGGATCTCCTGTCAATCCCTGTTAAAGGTCGTGGCTAGATTGGGTTCTCTCGCTTTTACCCTCGCTTTTCCGCGTGCTCCTTCACCGTGGCTACTACATCCTCCGCAGACCACAGAACCCCGGGTTCGCACCACCGGCGTCGCTCCTCAACTCTCGTTTCTCTGAACCTCCATCCGTCCGGTGCTAGTGACCACGCAACCAGCCCCGGCTCCTCTTCTCATTCTTTCCTTTCTGCTATCCCGGGCACCCCGTCTGCGACCGGGCCTTCGCCCATGTCGCTGTCGCGATCGCCTTCGCCGAGGCCTGATGGAGGATGGTCTAGCCCCGGTCTGACGACTGGTACGGGAGGTAGCGGCACTTCCACACCACGAAAGGGCTATTCAGATCTACAATCAGGCAGCGGGCTGTATATGAAGGGAATTGGCGCTGCCGGACCCGGCCGACTATCGTGGGCGGCAGCCAAGGCCAAGAGCGACCAGGTCAGAGGCTATCCGTCCTTCTCAACTCGAAACAATGGCTTCTTTTCTAGACAACGCCGGAAAATATCTGCTAGCTTACCCAGGTTCCGGATGAATTCGGCCTatggagagaaagaaaagctgGGCCGCGGACGATGGAGCCCGAATGGCGGACCGTTGTTGAGTCGCCTAAAAACACTGCTAGGAAATTTGCTACGACGGAAACGAGTACAGCTGTTATTGCTCTTgatattaatgtttgttTTCTGGCTCGTTTTTTCCCAACGTAAGTGACACCTTTCCTCGAAACAGACGCTCGAACGGGCCCTGACCAAAAGCCACTGTAGCCATTTATGAAGCGTACCGAAGGTCCTCCCTGGGTGGAGGCAAGAAGATCGTTCTCATTGTCGCATCAAATCTCGGAGGAGGAGTAATGGAATGGAAAGGCGCACGCGAATGGGCCATTGAGCGAGATAGTTTACGAAATAAGAGGCGATACGTAAAGCGATGGGGCTATGACCTGGAGATCGTCAACATGGTAACCAAAAAGCGATACGCGCACGAATGGCGTGAAAGTTGGGAGAAAGTCGACACGATCCGCTCAGCTTTAAGAAAATACCCGAAAGCCGAATGGTACAATGCATCCCAAACTCTCGCTATCCCTCACTCTGCTAACGGTTCTTCAAAGGTTCTGGTGGCTAGATCTTCATACCTTTATTATGGAGCCTTCCTTGTCGGTTGAGAATCACATCCTTAAAAATCTCGGCAAAAAGACGTACCGCAATATCAACACATATAACCCCCTCAACATCACCCATCCGCCCTCTCTATTCTACCTCGATCCGCTTTCTCTTTCCGTCGAGGGCGATGGCAAAGAGTCTTCCATCAATATGCTTGTACCCCAAGACTGCTCGGGCTTCAACCTTGGGTCCTTCATGGTGCGACGCAGCGCCTGGACAGATCGTCTGCTCGACATCTGGTGGGATCCTGTCCTCTACGAACAGAAGCACATGGAGTGGGAGCATAAGGAGCAGGACAGCCTAGAACACCTATACACCCATCAACCGTGGATCAGGCCTCATGTTGCGTTCGTACCTCAGCGACGAATGAATTCCTTCCCTCCAGGTGCCTGTGGCGACGGGACCAACCTGGGTATTCACTATCAGGAAAAGAATCGCGATTTCTTGGTGAACATGGCGGGCTGTGAATGGGGAAGAGATTGCTGGAGCGAGATGTATCACTACCGGCAGCTTAGTAACCGCTTGAACCGAAATCCGTGGGAGAAGTTCAAGGACGGGATCTCAGAACGATGGAAAAAGACATttggaaagaaaaaggaggagaaaaagaaaacgtAATGAAAGCAAACAAATAATGACATTCCCTTTCTTTAATCTTGTGGCGGCATTTCAATATTCATGGTTGTCCCTTGGGTGtcttttattatctttttaccTTCTGGGTTgaaactcttttttttttttttttttttgcccttttttttttattttttttttcgcgtTCGCTGATTTAACAGGGGCCTGGCTGTTTCAGACTGATCCTTCCTTGGATTCATATATTCCTTGACTTATTTTTAGctctttttcctcctttttccttttctattTGGTATGACATTTTGGACCATCGGTTTACCTGTGCCACTTCACCGTCCTTTAGGCTGCTATTTGGATGCCATGCTTTCCGGCGTTGATAACATTGTATCTCATATGCATACACAGGGTGTACATATATCGGGTTTTCTTATTACCGCTCGAATACGGAGTGCACCTATACGGAATATTAGACAAGCCTACGTGATCCTTTGACACCCATTTCTTGACCTGAATATCTCGTCGCTGTCCTCCAGGTTTCCTCCAGTTTGTTATTTAATGCTGTTGGCACCGTTTCCGAGCGGAAGCTGCGCACAAGACGGGCCCGTTTTCCTTAGGGGCAATAAGCCCCTAGAGCCCGTGCGCGTGTACCAGGTATCGATCATGTCTGGCTGTTCGACTTTTTGTCCGATGTATGGGGACCCAGAGTAGTTTTCGCGCTGTCCATCCTCATTACAATCGCGACTTCACGCGAGCTTTTCGATGCTAGCTAGTTGCTGGCATGTCGGGTAGCACGGCATTGCAGTAGGAATTAGTCgacagtacggagtaaactTGATCGGATAAAAGACGGGTATCGTCATCGGCGCTGATTTTTCTTTGGCAGACGGCGCGATCTCCCGCAATTCCTTGGCCTCCTATTGAACGTGGTTCATGGAATTAAAACATGGTCACCAATTTTCCTTCTGCCATCTCTCTTCCAACCAATGGCTGGGCCTGTTGAGCGTGCTAGATACTGCTGTATATTAGCTCACAGTATAATTCGTGTGCCTTCTGGGATAATTGGCTCAGGACCGACTCGGTGCAAAAATGCAACAAGAGCGCCTTGGGGAGCGCCATCTGGCGTCCTCCACCAATGACGATACCGCTGCCCTTGAAAAACTTGGCTTCCTGGGCAAATCTCGAGGCAAAAGAATAAGCTCTTCGCTTCTCTTTTATTCGGTTATCGACGGTTCGATAAATGACGTGCTCGTTTTTCTCTGTTCGACACACGGCGGAGGAGAGAGCGTTCTTTAACGTCTGGTTGCGTGACGACCGTTGACAGCTGGGATGCAAACCAGCCAGACGCCACTCAAGGGCCACTTGATTCCTTGAAGTGCAGATGGCATGCTTCTCGGAATCCACGGAGATCCTCCGCTAGAGAAATCTTGCCCCAGTTGATCCTTTAAGACTCCGACTTCTCCATCGCGTTATTTCTCTTGGAACTTCCATCGGTGGGATGAAACGTCGTATCTCACCAGCTGTCCCTTGCCAAGCATCCTGGCACAGGGTTCTCCCTGGCTGCCTCTCAGCGAGTTTGTTCTCCAGAGAACGGAGATTCAAGTGCAGAGAAAGGCGCTTGAGCCTAGTGACCAATCAATTGGTGTTACTTTTCCTACAATTTGGTTTCCGCCCGGTGCCCCGATGAGTTTCCCGCCCGCCAACGGTCGATCATTTGCTTATGGCTGTCCAACCGTTTCTCGGCACAGCATCAGTCATGACTCCTCTCCAATCGAGCCGCGAAGTTCATATTCTTACCCGATTTTCTATTTTCTTCGGCTTGGAAGCCCGGAGACCCCGTCCCGGGGACTCGTGGACATCGCGCAGCCGAGATGCCTTGAGGAGAGATCTTAGGAGATCCTACTCCTGGACTGAGCTCTCAAAGATCTTTGCCAAATGACCCATCGGATATATTATGTTCTATCAATATCCAATGATCCACAATCACATTCTTTGGGTTTGGACCCTCTTCCCAAGCGATGCCGACACGGTTCTCCCCTGCTCGCTTGGGCTGCTGGGTTCCGCTGGTTGAACTCTTGGAGGATATGGGTTGCAACGAGAACCGAAATCCCCTGTCGACGAGCTTTTTGTGGGGCTGGTAATATCCATTCTTCAAGAAACGCTCCTTCGCGAGCCGCAGCTAATAGTATATATAGGCTTGTCCCGTGAAAAAGGCTTATCCGGCTGTCGATTCTCCCCATCTTTCCCCGTGCAGCGAAGACAAGTACGATTGCTTGAGACCGGCATACGTCACTGTTCTTGCTGTCAAGATGACGGATGAAAAGCAGGTCTCCACAGAGTGAGTGTTAGCGAGTCGATATTGTTTACGCTGTGTGGACTATGGAGCGCTGATTATTCTCTACCATCCTTATCCAGGCCGGTGCCTCAACCCACAATCGAGAGTGGAAAGACAGAGGTGGTCGTTCACAGGGACTCTGACGTGGATGACCCAAAGTGGGCTACACCTGACGGAGAAGAGCCCACCGAGATCGAAAAGGCTACGTTGAGACATATTAGCGACAAGCTTTCAATATCTATTTGGTTGGTTGCTATCGTTGAGTTTTGCGAACGATTCACATACTATGGCTTGAGTGCCCTGCTTCAGAATTACATCCAGAGACCTTTGGATGGCAGTGAGGGTCGAGGCGCTCTCGGTTCGTATTCTTCTAATTCACTTGATTCTTCAGGGACTAATACGTTACAGGTCTGGGCCACAGAGGAGCCACTGCACTGAGTACATTTTTCCAATTTTGGTGCTACGGTGAGTATTTTCTATTTATGCGAACGATCCTATAGGCATCAACTAACTACAGCACAGTCACTCCGCTCTTCGGTGCTATTATCGCTGATCAATATCTCGGAAAATACAAGGCGATTGTTGTGTTCTGCTTCACCTATGCGGCTGGCTTGATAGTTTTGTTTATGACCTCTCTGCCATTCGCTCTGAGAAATGGAGCTGGTCTTCCTGGATTCATTGTCgccgtcatcatcatcggaATTGGAACCGGAGGTATCAAATCAAACGTCTCTCCTCTCATTGCCGACCAGTACACTCGGAGAAGAATGGCTGTCACAACCACCAAAGAAGGTGAACGGGTGATCATCGACCCGGCAGTCACCATTCAGCGTATCTACATGATCTTTTACGCTTGTATTAACGTCGGATGTCTTGCTATGCTTGCTACGCCATTCTTGGAGAGAGATATCGGCTTCTGGTCCGCATATCTTATGTGTACAATCGTCTTCTTTATTGGAACTCTAGTTTTGATCCTCGGTCGGAAGCGGTATATCGTCAAGCCACCGCACGGTACAATCATTACCGATGCCTTCAAGGCAATCTGGATGATGATCAAAGCCCGAAATATGGATGCTCCAAAGCCCAGCTACCAGGCTGACTTGGCAAACGGTGGTACCAATGTCACTTGGGATGACCATTTTATCGAGGAGGTAAAGCGTGCGCTCGTTGCCTGCAAAGTGTTTACATTCTTCCCCATTTTCTGGGTTATCTATGGCCAGTTTTCATCGAACTTCGTCAGTCAAGGTACGTTAATAACTTATATTTATTTATtcattttttattttgtttctgCAGTTCTTGTCCCGATTTATATACTTAACATTATTTGCTGATGTTGATATTCTTTAGCTGGTCAAATGGCTGGTCACGGTATTCCTAACAACCTTATGCAAAACTTTGACCCGATCTCCATCATCATCGCCATCCCACTGCTTGATCGTGTTGTCTATCCCTTCCTCCGCAAACGTCACATCGAGTTCCAACCAATTACTCGTATCACAGTTGGCTTCCTCGTCGCTTCACTTGCGATGATGTACGCTGCTATT
This window harbors:
- the MNN10 gene encoding alpha-1,6-mannosyltransferase (CAZy:GT34~EggNog:ENOG410PHXF~COG:G~TransMembrane:1 (i141-160o)~BUSCO:7035at33183) — its product is MSLSRSPSPRPDGGWSSPGLTTGTGGSGTSTPRKGYSDLQSGSGLYMKGIGAAGPGRLSWAAAKAKSDQVRGYPSFSTRNNGFFSRQRRKISASLPRFRMNSAYGEKEKLGRGRWSPNGGPLLSRLKTLLGNLLRRKRVQLLLLLILMFVFWLVFSQPIYEAYRRSSLGGGKKIVLIVASNLGGGVMEWKGAREWAIERDSLRNKRRYVKRWGYDLEIVNMVTKKRYAHEWRESWEKVDTIRSALRKYPKAEWFWWLDLHTFIMEPSLSVENHILKNLGKKTYRNINTYNPLNITHPPSLFYLDPLSLSVEGDGKESSINMLVPQDCSGFNLGSFMVRRSAWTDRLLDIWWDPVLYEQKHMEWEHKEQDSLEHLYTHQPWIRPHVAFVPQRRMNSFPPGACGDGTNLGIHYQEKNRDFLVNMAGCEWGRDCWSEMYHYRQLSNRLNRNPWEKFKDGISERWKKTFGKKKEEKKKT
- a CDS encoding uncharacterized protein (EggNog:ENOG410Q5CS~COG:E~TransMembrane:12 (i64-89o109-129i141-162o168-187i226-247o253-274i335-352o382-399i411-434o467-488i500-519o525-547i)~BUSCO:5455at33183) — its product is MTDEKQVSTEPVPQPTIESGKTEVVVHRDSDVDDPKWATPDGEEPTEIEKATLRHISDKLSISIWLVAIVEFCERFTYYGLSALLQNYIQRPLDGSEGRGALGLGHRGATALSTFFQFWCYVTPLFGAIIADQYLGKYKAIVVFCFTYAAGLIVLFMTSLPFALRNGAGLPGFIVAVIIIGIGTGGIKSNVSPLIADQYTRRRMAVTTTKEGERVIIDPAVTIQRIYMIFYACINVGCLAMLATPFLERDIGFWSAYLMCTIVFFIGTLVLILGRKRYIVKPPHGTIITDAFKAIWMMIKARNMDAPKPSYQADLANGGTNVTWDDHFIEEVKRALVACKVFTFFPIFWVIYGQFSSNFVSQAGQMAGHGIPNNLMQNFDPISIIIAIPLLDRVVYPFLRKRHIEFQPITRITVGFLVASLAMMYAAIVQHMIYSAPPCYEYPLCELSKIDGVKQGNDVHIAIQAPAYIFIGLAEVFLSVTGLEYAYMKAPERLKSFVSGLFLLTNAFGSAIGLALTPVAYDPVIIWMFVGLCGASVTTAGIFWYLFHGLNKQEDKMNSLDKNYTGEDSS